The segment ACCCCCGTGTCGGAGAACGCCTCCCGCTCCATGACGTGACACCAGTGGCAGGCGGAGTAGCCGATCGAGAGGAAGATCGGCTTGTCCTCTTTCCCGGCCTTCCGGAGGGCCTGCTCGCCCCAGGGATACCAGTCGACCGGGTTCTGGACGTGCTGCAGGAGGTAGGGGCTCGACTGTCCCAGGAGGTGATTGGGGCGCGCGGCCGCCGCCGGCAACAGGCCGGCCCACACGGAGAGGACCAGGACCGCCACGGATCGCTTCATGACACATGCATTCTATCTTAGGAGCCTGTCCGAGTAATGGCATGGGCCGCGGACCGGTGCGCCGTCACATGACCCAGGAGTACGGCGTGCTGGCGCGCGGGATGGTGAACACCAGCGTCGGCTCGGACGGTGCCGCCGCGCCTGGAGCCTGGGCAGCCGATGCGGGCGCGGACGAGGGGAGCAGGATCATGGCTCCGAGGACCAGCCCGACTCCGGGACCGCCGCGCGCTCGCACCTGAGATGACCCCGCCTGGAGAGAAGAACGAAGCGCACCAGCAGACCACAGCTCGAAGCGCGGGACGAGGCCGGCGGTGTAAAGAGATGTAAAAGGAATCGGGCCCGCGGCGCGCCTTCCGGCGGCCGCGGGCCTCTCTCAGGGCTGGCAGACCAGCGCCGCGGCCGGTGCCGCGGAGCTGTTCACCCTGTACGGTGACGGGGTCGCGGCCGGACAGCCGAACCCGGAACTGAGCGGATTGTTCTGCAGCGGCCCCGCCAGATCGAGGCTCAGGCAGATGCCGCCTCCGGCGCACGGCGCGTTCACGCCGCAGGCGGCGTTCGGCGTCCCGCCCCCGAAGCAGCGGCCGGGATTGACGCAGCCGAAGGCGCCGTTGAGCACGTTCGCCGGCGAGGCGTTGGCGAGGTAGAAGGTCGCGCTCCCCAGGACCGGGTTCGGATCGACGCTCTGATCGAGCGGACCGGTCGTGGCGTTCGTCGCCACGACGGCGAGATTGTTGCTGAAGCACGTGGTTCCGGTGTGCTGCCAGCCGGGACCGTTCCCCACGAATCCGTTCCCGGTGGCCTGGGTCGCGATGACTCCCCTGTACACGTCGACCGGTCCGGCTCCCCCCGGTGAATCCAGGTTGAGCGTCGTCAGCGTCGACCCGGGATTGCCGCATGGGGCGGAGCACGCTCCCCCTGCACCGCACTGGGTGTCCACGCTGCAGGCGGCCCCGGACGTCGGACCGCCCGCGCAAGCGCCGCCGCAGGCGCCGGCGCAGACGCCCCCCGCGCCGCAATCGGCGTTGGCTGTGCAGACGCCCCCCTGGCTCGTCCCGCCGACGCACCGGTTGGCTGCATCGCACCAGATCCCCGGCGTCGGGCTGGACGAGGGGCAGGTCCCTCCATAGACCACGCCGAAACGGGGATCGAAGGCGCCGTGCTGCCAGCCAAAGACGATGTCGCCGTCCGACCCGCCATTCGCTCCGTCGTAGATCGCCGCCGTCACCGACGCGCCGGCGAGACTGGTGCAGGTCGTGTCCGAGCTGCAGCGGACCAGGACCGAGTAGGTCGGGCTGTACTCTGTGGCGGTGTCGAGGAAAGATGCGTTGCCGCTCCAGTCCTGAACGACGACACCGTTCTTGCTGAAGCGGAACTGCACGCCGCCGTCGGCGCATCCGCCCGGGATGGTCGAGTCGGCCGCCGAGACGCGGATCGACTGGCCCGCGACCGGCACTCGCCCCGCTCCGAACGGGTTGCCGTCGAGGTCGGTGATCGCGATCCGTGGGAGAGTCCCGTTGTCGGTGCCCGACGCATTCTCGTCGCAGTTTTCGGCCGCCGTGGCGGGGCAGGAGCCCGCCACCGGCGGCTTCGTGTCCGGGTCGGGCGTCACCTGCATCGTGACGACGCCGGTGATGTCGATATCGTCCAGCCACCAGCCGTCGTCGTGGGGGGTATCGCTCCATCCGGGGCCGAACTCCCAATACGACGAGGAGTGATTGTCGAGACTCCAGGTGTTGGCGATCCAGCGGATCCGGATCCTCTGACCGAGGAAACTCGCCAGATCGAACTTCGATTGCACCCAGACGCCCGTGCCGCCGGGATCGACCACACCGCCGGAACAATTGAACGCCTGGCTCGATCCCGTACCCCCGGCGCTGCCGCAGTGCGACCAGGCGGCCTCGGGGAAGCACATCGTCTCGTGCACCCCGCGCGGGTTGGGCGGGGCCGTCCCGGTGTCGGTCGGCGTGATGTCACAGTACTGCGGGCCGAAAAGGCTCCAGGCCCGCTCCCTCTTGTCATAGGTGTTCTGGAACGGCGCGAGCGTTTCCCACGGACCCCAGTCGTCCACGGCCGGGTCGTGGTTGCGGTCGATCTGAGCCTGGAGCTGGCTGCAATCGTGGCACACTCGCCCGAAGGCGCTTAGTGAGTCCGACCCGACCAGGTCGACGATGTGCCAGAACGAAAGTTTCAGGTCGGACGCGCCGCGGGGGATGAACGCCAGGTTGATCGGGTTCGACTGGAACGCCTGCAAGGTGCGCAGGTGCATCGTGTCGCCGGCTGCGAACGAATGGGCGTCGAAGTGCGCCCCCATGTGCAGCGAGTTGGGGGGTGAGAAGGCCCTCCGTCCGTCGTCGGGAGTCCGGTAGGAGCAGCCGCCGACGCATCCCGTGTGGCCGCTCGCCGCGAACCCTCCCGGTTCGGTGTTGGGGCAGTTGGTGGCGCTCGGCGGGCAGTGGAAGTGCCAGTCCATCGGGAAGTCCGGGTCGAGGATGCACGCGGCGTTCCCCTCTGCCGGCGTCTTGTATCCGCCGCAGGCGATCCCCGTCAGGGCGTCGTCGCCGGGTGTTACGCTGCCATGGATGTAAGTGCCGTGGCCGACCAGGCCGGTGCCTGCATCCAGCAGGCGGAACGTGTCGGCGCTCGACATCACACCGTCGCCGTCGCGATCCACGTCGAAGGTCTCGTGCAACGTGCCGTCGTCGGGGGAGCCGAACACGCCGTCCGGCCCGGCGATGAAGGTCTGGGTCGCCCCTGGCGGCAGATCCAGGTCGCCAAGAATGTTGAAGCAGGCGGTCCCTCCCAGCACCTCGTTGGAGTTCACCGTGACGCAAAGGTGGAGACTGGCGAAGGCACCTGGGACGCTCTGCAGACCATTCCCCGTCCTGAACGTGAAGCTCGAGCCGGCCTGAAGAGGGGTCAGGCTCCCGATCAGGACCGACCCGCCCGCCGGCACCGACCCGACCGTGATTCTCGGGAAGGTGATGCAATCGACGTTCGGGTCGGAGGAGGACAGGACGAAGGAGGCGCCGGTGAGGGCGGCCCCGTTGTTCTGGATGCGGACCTGCACCAGCCCGGTCTCCCCCGGGTCGGGGAAGAGATCGTGGTCGCCGTCGATATCCTGATAGCTCACGTGCAGGACCGAGAGATTCCCCAAGGGTGCACTCTGGCAGGCGACGGTGCCGGCGAAGGTGACCAGGTCGTCCGGGATGCCGTCGAAATCATCGTCCAGGGACCCGGCCGGGTCGCAGGCATCCCCCAGACCGTCGCGGTCGCTGTCGAGCTGCCGGAACGTGCCCGGAATGATCGCCGGGTTGGCGATGTCGGGGCAGTCGTCCACAGTGTCGGGCACCCCGTCGACGTCCGCGTCGTCATCGACAGGCGAGCAGGCGGTCGACGACGGCGTGTGGCGGACGGCGGTCTGGCACGTGCCGCCGGCGGGGCAGTCCACGCTGCTGGCGCAGGAGGTGGCCGGGGCGTTGCTGCAGAGGTGCACGACGGTGATGCCCGCGCAGTCGCCGTCGCAGGCGTCGCCGAGGCCGTCCCCATCCGAGTCCCTCTGCCTTTCCGCGGCGGGCAGCCCGTTGAAGTTAGGCGTCAGGACGCAGTTGTCGGCGTTGTCCATCCGCCCGTCGCCGTCCAGGTCCTGCGTACCGCTCGAGCACGCGAAGCCGCGGCAGGTACCGCCTCCCGCACAGCCAGCGTCCGCCAGGCAGTTCGCTCCAGGAGTTGACCCTCCCGAGCAGATACCGGCCTGGCTGGGATTGTAGACGTCGGGACAGTCGTCCACTTTGTTCGCGACACCGTCGCCGTCCAGGTCGTCGAAATCGCACGCGTCCCCCACGCCATCCGCATCGGCGTCCTGCTGGCCGGGGTTGGCGATGCTCACGCAGTTGTCGCACAGGTCGCCGATGCCGTCGCCATCGGCGTCCGCCTGCGTGGGGTTGTAGATCAGAGCACAGTTGTCTGCCGCGGAGTTGACGCCGTCACCGTCCAGGTTGTCGAACAGGGCTTCCCCCGCCTGACCGTCACCGTCGCCGTCGCAGTTCGGGTCGAGGTAGTAGACGATGAACTGCTGGTCAGTGCCCGCCTGGGCGAAGACGTTGTTGGGCGAGTTGGACGTTCCCGAGAACGTGACGCTGCCCCTGTACAGACCGGGCTGTCCCTCGACCGCCGGCAGCGTGTACCGCTTGGCATTCGGCTTCAGAACGCTGAACCGGGACGTGGAGAAGATGTCGGCATCGCTGTCCGTGACGATCATGACCTGGACGCAATTCCCACCGGGGCAACCGGGCTGTCCGGCTGGCAGCTTCGGGTCGTCCACGGTGACCTCGACCGACTCTTCGCACTCGTACAGGCTGGTGCGGTCGACGGTGATCGTGGCGCACTGACCGCCGGCGGGATTCCCCGGCGTTCCAAACCGGCTGCAGGCCGGCGTGTGGGCCGGGACGAAGGCCGACTCGTCCTTCGGGTGGAACTCGTCCCACTCGAAGACCACGTCATCGATGCCGAACCCGTAGTCCCTGGCCAGCGACAGCGATTCGATGCTCCAGAAGCCGAAGGCGATCCCCCAGCGGTTACCGGCCGGACCTGAAACGAGGATCTTCCCCGAGTTACCGGATTCGGGCGCCGTGGTGCCGACCCGTGTTTCGCTCGCGAACCCGCCCTCGAAGCCGTTGAGCGTCCCCTCGAAATTCCGCACCGGTCCGGCGATCGTGATCCCCTCGAGCGTGCAGGTGTTGCCGCCGGAGCAGTCCGCGTTCGATTGGCACGGAGCGCCCGGGTCCAGGCCGCCTTCGCAGACTCCAGGGACGGTGGCGCCCGGCAGAGGGAACTTCAAGTAGTCGGGAGGGGCCGGCGGGATGGGAGAACTGCGGGTAACGCCACCGTTCGTCGCAGAGACGTACCCGGTGAAGCCGCTCTCCCCCCCGCCATCGTAAGGGCTGCCACCATTCGGATCAATCAAGGGGCCGAACGTCCTCTGGTACGGGAAGTAGCTGAGGGGCTCGATCCCGCCGTACCCGAAGCCGTTCGCGGCGGCAAGGTTGAAAATGGTGCCGTACGGCCAGCCGCCGTAACGGGCGTAGTAGTCGTCCATCTCCTGGCCGAAGAAGCTGTTGCCGGTGTCGTTGTCCAGGTCGTTGTCGATGTTCATCCCCATCCCGGTGTAGCCGGCGTCCCAGACCTCGTCGTTGACGTTCACCCCCAGGCGCTGGAATTCAACGCCGTAGAGGAAGCCGCGCGCGTCGGGGAGCTGGTTGACCTTGGCGATGATGGGAGACTGCAGCACATCGAAGGCGATCTCGACCCTGTTCTCGGTCGTCGTGGAGTTCGGAATGACGTAGTTGTCGCAGAAGGAGGCGCCTGCGGGGGGCGTGTTCGGGTCGCCGTCGCCAGTGTGCCAGATGCCGTACTTGTTCAGCCCGCCGGAGGTCTGGAAGCCGCACACACCGGAGGTCCTGTACTCCCACATCGGATTCGGGCTGATGTTGGCCACGTTGCTCTGCGGGTGGCGGATGGAGACCCACCCGCCATTGTTGTTGTCGAAGTTCCACGGAACCTTGTCGCCGGCCGACGGCCCGGTGGAGGAGGCTAGAATGCCCTGGTCCAGAATCCCGTCCGGGATGATGTCGGCTTCGTTCGGATCCAGGATCCCGTTGCAATTCAGATCTTCCCCGCACCTGTTGCTGACGATGGGGCTTCCCGGGCCGATCGTCGTGAACAGGGACGAGAAGACGACGTCCTCGTCCGGCAGGATGAACAGTCTCGTGGGATCTATGACATCGGGACGATCGATCGCCAGGTTGCGGTTCAGGTCGCGCACCTGGCGCCCGCCCGCCGGGAAATCGGTCGAGTAATGCAGCGTCTCGCGATCGGCGTTGATGACGTTCGTGAACGCGTACGATTGCTGGCTGATGCGACGCCCCTTGTTCAGCGAGTCGAGGGTCAGGGTCATGGTCACCTGGCGGTTGGGGATGGCCAGGGAGTTGGCGGCCGCGGCATTGACCGAGACGTGGAAGTACGCCGCCTGCGTCTGGCCGGGCGGGATGCGGCCGAGGCTCTTCGGCGAGTCGATGACGGTGATCGCCGCGGCGCCGGTCCCGGAGGGGGTCAGCGTGGCGACGACGTCGTGGTAATCGTCCGACCTGTCCCCGGGCCAGTCGCGCCCGCGGTTGGTCAGGGCGACGCCATAAGTGACGACCTCGCCCGCGTCGAGATTGTCGTCGTTGTCGCAGCCGCCGCCGACGGCGGTCTGCGGACCGATCGCGTGGTTGCCCCGCATCGTGAAGTAACCCGGGACGAAATTGGGCGAGCAGTCCACCTTGCTCGAAGCGGTGACCGGGGCCTGGCCGGCCGGGGCGTAGGTCACGACGAGCTGCATTCCGGTGTCCGCCTCGAGGATGCCGTTGTTCGGGGCGGGCGAGGGTACGGAGCGCACCGGCAACGAAGACGACGTCGTAGTGCCGGCGAACGTGCCTCCCGTGAAGGCCACACCGGTCTCGGTGTCGACGACGGCACCGGCCGCGTTCCTCACGGTGAACGTGGCGAAGCCGGTCGACCGGGCGGCGCCCGCTCCGGGCGTCGAATCGAAGATCGTCGCGACCGCCGCGTCCTCGCACGAATACTTGAACTTGTCGAGGGAGACCGAGCTCTGCGGGAAACTGGACGGGCCGCGTGACGGCGCGGCTTCGGCCAGGAACACCGGGCCGGCGACGAGAAGGGCGTACGTCTGGCCCCCCAGGTCCAGAAGGCCGTTGGCGTTCGTGTCCTCGCCTGCGTCCAGGCGGCGGTTGCCGTTGAGGTCTTCGTTGGGACCGGCGATCGCGATCTGCCCCGGCACCGCTCCTCCCAGACCTCTCTTGACGGTGACCCTCCAGGTGCCGAGGAGAATCTGCGAATCAGCCGGGCTCGTGTCGTTGTTGCGGTCGAAGCTCAGGTGGATCGCTTCCTGAGGATTCCGCTTGTCGTGGATCTCGGGTTGCCCCTGGAGACGCACCCTCGACCACTGGTCCACGAACGGATTCCGGGTGTTGCCGTAGCTGTTGCCATCGTAGAATTGGTTGTCGTACGCGCACCCTCCCGCACCGCACGTCGCGGCGGCGCAGGCGACCCCGTCCGGTCGGACGTCGCCGTCGAACAGACAGTTGTCGGGCCCCGGTCCCTCGAGCAGGAGGTCGAGATCGTTCACCAGCGGTCCGCCGCCGCCCGGCAGGGATGGGGGATCGGTCCAGGCGAGGGCGACGCGCAGCTGTCCCCTGGCGACGGCCAGCCCGGCGCCGGCGGCTCCAACGACCACTGGGCTGGCCACACGGAAAGTGTGCGTCTGCGAGACGTGCGTATTGTCGATCGCCGGCTCGGCCGTGGCGATGTCGTCCCAGACCAGGAGACCCTGCGCCGGGTGCTCCCAGTGCGAAGGTCCCGGCGGCGTGTTGCCGGCGGTCCATCTGATGCCGTTGTCGGGATCGACCCCCCCGAGACGGAAGGCGTCCGGCCAGTCGGGCAGCGGCAGGACGTTCGTCAGGACGACGCGGCCGTACCCCTGCTCGCTGTTTCCCATGATCCCGATCGAGAAACCGTTGATCGTTCCGAGGTCGGTGGCCCGGGTCCGCCGCAAGATTTTGTCGGGGGTTGTCTTGTTGCCTTCGCCCGGGGTCCGGATGTTGGTCGTGAACCGGGCCGAGGCGACGAGCGCGGCCTTCACCAGGGCGCCGGAGATGTTCGGGACCCGGTTCGCCGGGGCCCGGTCTTCGCCCGGATACATTCCCTGGGCGAAGTAGTCGCGCACGATGGCCGCGGCCCCCGTGACGGCGGCGGCCGAGTAGGACGAGCCGAAGTTCCCCTCGTCGACCTGGGCGTCGACCGGGGCCAGGTTGTCGTCGTCGCGGCTGCGGAAGACGGCCACCGACGAAAAATCCATGACTCCGGGACCCAGGTCGCAGCAGGGCGCATCGACGATCGGGGCCATCCTCAACGACTCGCGCGACGCCGGGCCGCGCGACGAATAGGTCGCCATGTTGGCCAGATTGTCGAAATCCTTGAAGAAGCTGGACTCGTCGGAGCGTGTGGCTCCCACGACGACGACGTTCTTGGCGGTCGCGGGGGGAGGGATCTGAACGTTCCTGCGAGTAAAGGCGGCGGGGTCGCATGAGCCGGCCGGAGCCGGTATGCAGTCGTCTGTGTCGGTCCCGTCGAACAGATCGGGGATCACCCGCGGAGTCCAGGAGTCGACACGGCTGGAGCTGATCAGCGTCCCGCTGTTGCCGGCCGGCGAGACGACCAGGAAGTCGCGGTTGTTGTACAGGAAGGTGTCGAGGTCGGCCGACTGCTGTGGATAGGTGCCGTCGCTTCCCTGAAACTGCATCGTCGAAAAGTTGTCGGGGGCTCCGAACGGCGCCACCGCCAGGTGCACCTCGGTGCCGCCGCCGGTGATACCGAGACAGGCCCCCGTGCCGCCGCTCCTGGGACAAATGAGCTCGGCCATGCGGTCAGCCAGGCTGCCGGGATCGACGTTGCCGCCCCGCTCTACCAGGGAGTTGATGTTGCAGCGGCTCCTGTCGGCGATGTCCGAGACGATGATGCGCGCGCCGCGTGCAACGCCGTCCAGGTCGACGTTGCGCGCCCGGCCCGCGCCGTCGATACCGGATCGGCTGGCGAACACGCCGACGCCGGTCGGCCAGGCGGCGATGACCGAGGCCACGACGTTTCCGTGGCTGCCGGCTCCGTCCAAGGTCCCGTCGCAGTCGTTGCCGGTGTCTCGCACGTTGATGATCGAGTGGATCTTCCGGTGCGCCGGGCCGATGATGTGACCGGGCACGTTCACCTGCGTGGCCGTCTGGGAGAAGCTCGGGGTATCGGCGCTGATCCCGTTGTCCAGGACTCCGACGATCTGCGGCGGCACGGTGTCCGAGCCGTCGTTGATCCGCTGGCCGTCGTTGTTGGTGTCGATCCCGCCACCGTCGACGCCGATATCGTCGAACGGCCTCGCCTGGTTCGTCTCCTGGGCCGACCCCGCCTGGACCGCGGGGACGTTCTTGGCATTGAGGGTCATCATTTCCAGGCTTTCCTGGATGTGCAGGATCTCGGGGATCCGGGCGAGCCTGCCGAGGGATCGGTAGTCGGCCCGCACCAGGAACGATGACCCGTCCGGTCCGTAGTCGGCCACGTCCACGACACCGGGGATACGTGTCAGCGCATCACGGACCGATGCGGCGTCGCTTCCCGGCACCAGGGCCACCTCGAGCAGCAGATTCGGGTCGAGGGCGCGGGCCTTCTCGATGAGCGGCCGCCTGGCGGTGTCGATCGCTATCTTGTCTCCCGGAGGCATCGCCAGGAAGAAGGCGACGTCCGGGTCCTGGCGCAGGCGCCCGAGCCCGTTCGAATCCGTGTAGACCAGGAGCGTGGCGTTGGGCAGGTACCCGATGATACGCGCCGATTCGCGGATCCCCTCGAGGATCGAGTCCAGCGGCTTCGAGGACGCCGCCTGCGGAGAAAGCATCGCGTAGTTCAGACCGTGGGCCAGGGTCCCCTTCGGACCCAGGCCGATCCTCTCCTTCTCTCCCAGACGGAGCTCCGCGGGCAGGATCGCGAGGAAAGCCTCCGGATTCCTCGGATCCAGGTCGCCGAGGTTGAGCCGCAAGTGTCCGCGGGCGTCACCAGGGACGCGGACCGGTCCGTCCTTGAACGCCTTTCCGAACGGAGAGAACTCTTCGGGTCGAGGAAACGCGGCCGGCACGACGAGGCGGGCCGATTCCATCGCGTCCAGCCGTTCGAGCATGCGGCCGGTTTCGTCTTCGCCGGAGTCCGCCGATGTCCCGCCGTGCGGATTCGCGGCCCACATCGGTCCGATCGAGGGCCGTAGAAGGATGCTGCTTGCCAGCAGACAGAGGAACGCAACCGAGACGCATTCCGCCAGGAGGAGAGCCATGCCTCCGAACGGCATCCCCCCACGGGGTGCTCTGCGCATGGTGAAACCCTCAGGTTAGGGGCAGTTCGGCGGCGAGAACGACCTTTTACATACCCCCAAGTACCGGCGCTGTCAATTAGGGTATTCCACCGAGAAGCGAGGGGCGCTACGGGGCCGGGGTCCCCTTCCCTGCGGGGCTCAAGGCGCGCCAGGCGAGATAGACCGGCACGCCGGTGAGCATGATGACGAGCCCCGGCCAGGTGGTCTGGGTCCTGTAAGTAATAAGGACAAGGAGGATGAGGGTCGCCGTCGCCATATAGAGGACCGGCACGACCGGGTACCCCCAGGCGCGGTAGGGACGCTCGGCGTCGGGGCGTTTCCTGCGCAGGACGAAGATTCCGGCGATGGTGAGGACGTAGAAGGCCAGCGCCGCGAAGATCACATAGTCGAGCAGGTTGCTGTACAGATTTCCGTACGTGCCGAGACCGGTCACAGGATCAAGGATCGGCTCCCCGGCGGCGTCGCGCAGGCGCGTGCGTGGCAGGACCAGGAGGGCGGTCCAGATCCCCTGGATGACCAGCGCCTTCCCCGGGACGTGCCGTTCGTTCAGGGTTCCGGTCTTCCGGAAGAACAGTCCGTCGCGCGCCATGGCGTAGACCACGCGGGCACCGGACAGGATCAGACCGTTGTTGCAGCCGAAGGTCGAGATGACGATCGCGACCGCCATGATGGCGGCCCCGACCCCTCCGAAGATCGCCTGCAGGGCTGCGGTCGCCACCCGGTCGTCGGGCGCGTGCTGGATGCCCGCGAGCGGCAGGACGCTGCAGTAGGCGACGCTCGCCAGGATGTACAGCGTCATCACGAGACCGGTGCCGAGCGCCAGGGACAGGGGGATGTTCCGCCGCGGGTCCTTCACTTCTCCGGCCGTGAACGTGATGTTGTTCCAGGCGTCCGCCGAGAACAGCGACCCGACCTGCGCGACGGAGAACGCCACGATCAGGCCGAGCAGGCCGCTCGCCACCGACACCACCGGCATGAAGGAAAGGTCGGGCCGGATCAGCTCCGCGTCATGCGGCGTGAAGGCGGACGCGAAGTTGGCGGCGACCACCTCGGCGTTCCGCCCGATGATGACTCCGACGATGATAAGAAGGGCCAGCGACAGGGTCTTCGCCGACGTGAAGACATTCTGGATGAGTTTTCCTATCTTGAGACCGCGCGTGTTGATCCAGGTCAGGAGAACGATCATCAACACCCCGATCAGCTGCTGGCGCGACAGGCTCAGCGCATAGCCGGACGAGATGTTGATCGGCGGGACGATCCAGGCCGTCGGAGAGATCCAGGGGATCAGCACGCCGAGATAGCGCGCGAAGCCGACCGCGACCGCGGCGATGGTGCCGCTCTGGATGACCAGGAAGAGGGTCCAGCCGTACAGGAAGCCCCACAGCGGCGAGTACGCCTCTCTGAGATAAACGTACTGCCCGCCGGCCGCCGGCATCATCGCCGCCAACTCGCCGTACGACAGGGCCGCGGTGATGGTCAGGAGCCCGGTGATGACCCAGGTCAGGATGAGGCCGCCCGCCGAGCCGACCTGGCGGGCGATGTCGGCCGAGACGATGAAGATCCCCGAGCCGATCATCGACCCGGCGACGATCATCGTCGAGTCGAGAAGCCCGAGCTCCCGCAGGAACCCGGTGGACCTGTCTTCGACCAGGACGGCCGGCTGTGTCATCTGACCCGCGCTTGTGTGCCGAGGTGGAGCGAAACAGAAGCGCGCGAAGCCTAGCCCAACTCAGCCCCCAGCGCAACACGCACGCGTGCCCCTCGTCGAGCCGCGGTGCGGCACGCCACCCCCCGCCGGGAAGGTCTCCCCGCCAGCGGTTCGCTTGACGCGAGCGGGGCAGGAAGGATAGTCTCCCGCGTCCGCGGGGCGCTCGCTGCCCCCGACGAGTCCGTTCCGAAGCGCGTCCCGAATCCGACCCGGCCCGACTATGGATTGAGGAGGAGTGCATGGACGTCGGTATCGTTCTGCCGCTGGTCCTGGCGATCAGCGTGCTGTCGTTGGTGGTCGCCGCCTTCCTGGCGAGGCACGTTCTGTCGGCCGACACCGGGAAGCCGGAGATGCGTGTGATCTCGGACGCCATCCGGGAGGGGGCCGAGGCCTTCCTGAGGAGACAGTACCGCACTATCGCTGTTCTCGCCGTGGTCGCCGCGGCGATGATCTTCGCGTTCTACTTCGTCAATCGCGACGTCAAGAACATCGCAGAGATGGGGGCCGGGACCGCCTGGAGGATCACCCTGTCGTTCGTCACCGGGGCGCTCTGCTCGGCGATCGCCGGCTACATCGGCATGTTCGTGTCGATCCGCGCCAACATCCGCACCGCCTCGGCCGCCATGACCAGTCTCAACAAGGCGCTGCAGCTCGCCCTTCGCGCCGGCGCCGTGAGCGGGCTGTCGGTGGTTTCCATGAGCCTCCTGGGCGTCGGCGGACTCTTCTACCTGTTCGGGGGGATGCAGGACTACCGCCACGTGCCGTTGCAGATCGTCGGGTTCGGGTTCGGGGCCTCGTTCGTGGCGCTGTTCGCCCAGCTCGGCGGCGGCATCTACACCAAGGCGGCCGACGTGGGGGCCGACCTGGTCGGAAAGGTCGAGGCCGGCATCCCCGAGGACGATCCGCGCAACCCCGCGGTGATCGCCGACCTCGTCGGGGACAACGTCGGGGACTGCGCCGGCCGCGGCGCCGACCTGTTCGAATCGACGGCGGCGGAGAACGTCGGGGCGATGATCCTCGGGATCGCGCTCTATCCGGTCTTCGGTCTGGGCGGCATCCTGTTCCCGCTGCTGGCCCGCGCCTTCGGTCTCATCGCCACGATCGTCGGGGTGTTCACGGTGCGCTGCCGCGAGGACGAGGACCCGATGCGGGCGCTCAATCGCGGCTACATGGTGACGACCGGCATCGCCATGGTCGGTTTCGCCGCGGCGGTCTACCTGCTGCTCCGTCCGGTCGGCGCGTACGGCGGGACGCTGCACCAGGGGTACCTGCTCGGCGCCGGCATCATCGGGATCCTGACCGCCTTCGCCTTCGTGCTGATCACGCAGTACTACACCGAGTACCGCTATCGGCCGGTGCGCGAGATCGCCGAGGCGTCGCGCACGGGACCGGCCACGAACATCATCAGCGGCCTGGCGGTCGGCTTCGAGTGCACCGGTCTTCCGGTCCTTACGGTGTCGGCGGCCCTCCTGGGCTCCTACTGGTGCGGCAAGCAGGCGCTCGGCGACATGCCCGGTGCGGGGCTGTACGGCACGGCGATCGCGACCATGGGGATGCTGGCCCCCTGCGCCTACATCCTGGCGATGGACACGTTCGGCCCCATCACCGACAACGCCGGCGGCATCATCGAGATGTCGAAGCAGCCGGAAGCGATCCGCCAGAAGACCGACCGCCTCGACGCCGTGGGCAATACCACGAAGGCTCTGACCAAGGGATACGCCATCGGCTCGGCGGCCCTGGCCGCGTTCCTGCTGTTCCGCGCCTACCTGGACGAGGTCATGAAGATCACAGGGAGGGAGATGGGCGTCAACCTGACGCGCGTGCCGGTGTTCGTCGGCGGCCTCCTGGGCGCCACCCTGGTCTTCGTTT is part of the Candidatus Dormiibacterota bacterium genome and harbors:
- a CDS encoding sodium-translocating pyrophosphatase; its protein translation is MDVGIVLPLVLAISVLSLVVAAFLARHVLSADTGKPEMRVISDAIREGAEAFLRRQYRTIAVLAVVAAAMIFAFYFVNRDVKNIAEMGAGTAWRITLSFVTGALCSAIAGYIGMFVSIRANIRTASAAMTSLNKALQLALRAGAVSGLSVVSMSLLGVGGLFYLFGGMQDYRHVPLQIVGFGFGASFVALFAQLGGGIYTKAADVGADLVGKVEAGIPEDDPRNPAVIADLVGDNVGDCAGRGADLFESTAAENVGAMILGIALYPVFGLGGILFPLLARAFGLIATIVGVFTVRCREDEDPMRALNRGYMVTTGIAMVGFAAAVYLLLRPVGAYGGTLHQGYLLGAGIIGILTAFAFVLITQYYTEYRYRPVREIAEASRTGPATNIISGLAVGFECTGLPVLTVSAALLGSYWCGKQALGDMPGAGLYGTAIATMGMLAPCAYILAMDTFGPITDNAGGIIEMSKQPEAIRQKTDRLDAVGNTTKALTKGYAIGSAALAAFLLFRAYLDEVMKITGREMGVNLTRVPVFVGGLLGATLVFVFSALAIKAVGKAAQVVITEVRRQFKANPGIMKGTSKPDYARCVDIVTVSALKEMVLPGLLAVLTPVVVGFSFKYLSNYGQIGAESVAALLMVGTIAGILMATVMNNGGGAWDNAKKYIESGLFKVDGQVVGKGSEPHKAAVVGDTVGDPFKDTAGPSLHVLIKLLSTITLVLAPLFIL
- a CDS encoding amino acid permease; this encodes MTQPAVLVEDRSTGFLRELGLLDSTMIVAGSMIGSGIFIVSADIARQVGSAGGLILTWVITGLLTITAALSYGELAAMMPAAGGQYVYLREAYSPLWGFLYGWTLFLVIQSGTIAAVAVGFARYLGVLIPWISPTAWIVPPINISSGYALSLSRQQLIGVLMIVLLTWINTRGLKIGKLIQNVFTSAKTLSLALLIIVGVIIGRNAEVVAANFASAFTPHDAELIRPDLSFMPVVSVASGLLGLIVAFSVAQVGSLFSADAWNNITFTAGEVKDPRRNIPLSLALGTGLVMTLYILASVAYCSVLPLAGIQHAPDDRVATAALQAIFGGVGAAIMAVAIVISTFGCNNGLILSGARVVYAMARDGLFFRKTGTLNERHVPGKALVIQGIWTALLVLPRTRLRDAAGEPILDPVTGLGTYGNLYSNLLDYVIFAALAFYVLTIAGIFVLRRKRPDAERPYRAWGYPVVPVLYMATATLILLVLITYRTQTTWPGLVIMLTGVPVYLAWRALSPAGKGTPAP